Proteins encoded together in one Halothermothrix orenii H 168 window:
- a CDS encoding ankyrin repeat domain-containing protein, whose translation MKKRVLIPLLLFVFSVAFSGIVVGTSNESFLTLCSNGTVEEIREAIENGADVNYVDEDGLVTPLLMAISSNDNPEVIKLLIDEGADVNYANQEGITPLMFATRYRDSEVIEMLVNAGAEVNYTNKHGMTAFMFAFKYNDYQVVKTLLNLGARVNVTNNKGWTPLLLAARYSTGRVVELLLEHGADINYINKEELTPLNVAAAFNPDPEVLKTLMENGAKYEQGLNPLMMAAKYNDNPEIIKALVSKGAKLNIENNEGLTPLMMASAYNKGRVIKTLVDLGAEVNYINKKGFNPLVAALIGKNEAAIPVLVDCGVNINYENKDGVTPLLVALETRCRSGIIKTLIENGARVNYVNKYGFTPLLYALKKGSGFEVIRTLVENGADVNYKARDGWTPLLIALAKDFDIEIMRLLLEYGAEVNYKNPDGITALMVGAAYTRDPEVIELLLDFGADTAIKNDNGKTAYDYALYNNHLKDSMVLQRLKP comes from the coding sequence ATGAAAAAACGTGTTTTAATACCCTTATTATTATTTGTTTTCTCTGTTGCTTTTAGCGGGATTGTTGTCGGGACCAGTAATGAATCTTTTTTAACCCTCTGCAGTAACGGTACGGTAGAGGAAATCAGAGAGGCTATTGAAAATGGAGCTGATGTTAATTATGTAGATGAGGATGGCCTGGTAACTCCTCTGCTAATGGCTATATCGTCCAATGATAACCCGGAAGTCATTAAATTGCTTATAGATGAGGGGGCCGATGTCAATTATGCCAACCAGGAAGGGATTACTCCCCTGATGTTTGCTACCCGGTACCGGGATAGTGAAGTTATTGAGATGCTGGTGAATGCCGGTGCTGAGGTTAATTACACCAATAAACACGGGATGACAGCTTTCATGTTTGCTTTTAAATATAATGACTACCAGGTTGTAAAAACCCTGTTGAATCTGGGAGCCAGGGTTAATGTCACCAATAATAAAGGCTGGACTCCACTTTTATTGGCTGCCAGGTATTCAACAGGCCGGGTGGTTGAGCTTCTCCTGGAACATGGGGCTGATATTAACTATATTAATAAGGAAGAACTAACCCCCCTCAATGTTGCAGCTGCTTTTAATCCCGACCCGGAGGTTTTAAAAACCCTTATGGAGAATGGGGCCAAATATGAACAGGGACTTAATCCCCTGATGATGGCGGCAAAATATAATGATAATCCGGAGATAATTAAAGCTCTGGTTTCAAAAGGGGCTAAATTAAATATTGAAAATAATGAGGGATTGACACCTCTCATGATGGCATCTGCATATAATAAAGGTAGAGTTATTAAAACCCTGGTTGATCTGGGGGCTGAGGTAAACTATATTAATAAAAAGGGTTTTAACCCACTGGTGGCTGCCCTCATCGGCAAAAATGAAGCAGCTATTCCTGTTCTGGTAGATTGTGGAGTTAATATTAATTATGAAAATAAAGATGGGGTTACTCCACTACTGGTAGCCCTCGAAACCAGATGCAGGTCTGGTATCATAAAGACTTTAATAGAAAATGGAGCCCGGGTTAATTATGTTAATAAATATGGTTTTACTCCCCTTTTATATGCCCTTAAAAAAGGAAGCGGGTTTGAGGTTATTAGAACCCTTGTTGAGAATGGGGCTGATGTTAATTATAAAGCCCGGGACGGCTGGACTCCACTCCTTATTGCCCTGGCCAAGGATTTTGATATTGAAATAATGAGGTTATTGCTTGAGTATGGTGCTGAGGTTAACTACAAAAACCCTGATGGTATTACAGCCTTAATGGTTGGGGCCGCCTATACCAGGGATCCTGAAGTAATTGAATTATTGTTAGATTTTGGAGCCGACACTGCTATTAAAAATGATAATGGAAAGACAGCCTATGATTATGCCCTGTATAATAATCATCTTAAAGACTCCATGGTTTTACAACGGTTGAAACCCTAG
- a CDS encoding peptidase S41 encodes MVNYRYGKNLPSFKKTTAEIINILKEKDIKKLVIDLRHNGGGSSPQGSRFARQLKNLNLDTDIYVVIGNRTFSAATINAIHFKEYTKATLIGEPTSGKPNHYGEVKTFKLPNTGMLVHYSTKYITLIDNADPDSIYPDIYCYVKFSDFVNGVDTILEKIKRL; translated from the coding sequence ATGGTTAACTACAGGTATGGGAAAAACCTCCCCTCCTTCAAAAAAACTACTGCTGAAATTATTAATATCCTGAAGGAAAAAGATATTAAAAAACTTGTCATTGATTTACGTCATAACGGAGGCGGCTCCTCTCCCCAGGGGTCACGGTTTGCCAGACAGTTAAAAAACCTTAACCTGGATACAGATATCTATGTAGTTATCGGTAACAGGACCTTTTCTGCGGCTACTATAAATGCTATTCACTTCAAAGAATACACTAAAGCAACCCTGATAGGAGAGCCAACCAGTGGTAAACCCAATCATTATGGTGAAGTCAAGACCTTTAAATTACCCAACACAGGGATGCTAGTCCATTATTCAACCAAATATATTACCCTTATAGATAACGCTGACCCCGACTCCATCTACCCCGATATCTATTGTTATGTAAAATTTAGCGACTTTGTCAACGGAGTCGATACCATCCTGGAGAAAATAAAAAGGTTATAG
- a CDS encoding polyprenol monophosphomannose synthase translates to MKTLIIIPTYNERENIKDLLREVFNINEDIDILVVDDNSPDGTAELVKELKEQKYKTRLHLLVREGKLGLASAYITGFKWALKHNYQYIFEMDADFSHNPVYIPDFLEKLKNYDLVLGSRYVEGGGVKDWGLIRKIMSRGGSLYARLILNLPYHDLTGGFKGFRREVLEAIDLDSVKSEGYSFQIEMTYRAHLKGFNIKETPIIFEDRTLGKSKMSKKIFMEAVFMVWWLRFHKRQLMA, encoded by the coding sequence ATGAAAACATTAATAATAATTCCGACATATAATGAAAGGGAGAACATTAAAGACCTCTTAAGAGAAGTCTTTAATATTAATGAAGATATAGATATTCTGGTGGTAGATGATAACTCACCTGATGGCACCGCTGAATTAGTAAAGGAACTTAAAGAACAGAAATATAAAACAAGACTTCATTTACTGGTAAGGGAGGGCAAGCTGGGACTGGCCTCGGCCTATATAACCGGGTTTAAGTGGGCATTGAAACATAATTATCAATACATCTTTGAAATGGATGCCGATTTTTCACATAACCCTGTTTATATACCTGACTTTTTAGAGAAACTAAAAAACTATGATCTGGTCCTTGGAAGCCGCTATGTTGAAGGTGGAGGAGTAAAAGACTGGGGACTTATAAGAAAAATTATGAGCCGGGGTGGCAGTCTCTATGCCCGGTTAATCTTAAACCTCCCCTACCATGACCTGACCGGAGGATTTAAGGGATTCAGGCGTGAGGTCCTGGAAGCTATAGACCTTGATTCAGTTAAATCAGAGGGGTATTCTTTTCAAATTGAAATGACCTATCGGGCTCATCTCAAAGGTTTTAATATTAAGGAAACACCTATTATCTTCGAAGATAGAACCCTGGGCAAATCCAAAATGTCCAAAAAAATATTTATGGAAGCTGTATTTATGGTCTGGTGGCTCAGATTCCATAAAAGGCAATTAATGGCCTAG